The following proteins come from a genomic window of Ostrinia nubilalis chromosome 29, ilOstNubi1.1, whole genome shotgun sequence:
- the LOC135085691 gene encoding DNA ligase 1-like has protein sequence MENKKFWNWLAEWTSVYMELLTDHINGAIKGVEEKVKNQVEKQVEELKKEISKPKEEDDRLEPFKENDSKKTSKDDKVKKDVETKDSDKTIDDGKEKEKHETLDEKTKDDQEDKKKEEKLNNKKEEESKPKHGASNIEAKNVYGNTVGGEKVTNIFIFYPNEDPDKVLKDVSKLKDSGDLNVDIKLNINKNKDEDAKKDESTQATTEAKKDAIDVTTKAPEKDTSTTETPKDKEEKSTTITESTTTETTKRPDVETTKNELTTESSKVETTERPTKEGKDDPEDKSKNDEKENKSGELKKEEKQETNEKEKPSDKLDKEEKQETNKKDDNSTESKKD, from the exons ATGGAAAAT AAGAAGTTTTGGAACTGGCTCGCTGAATGGACATCTGTGTACATGGAATTACTAACTGAT cACATAAATGGAGCCATTAAAGGCGTAGAGGAAAAAGTCAAGAACCAAGTAGAAAAACAAGTCGAAGAATTAAAGAAAGAAATCAGCAAACCTAAAGAAGAAGATGATAGGTTAGAACCCTTCAAAGAAAATGATTCGAAGAAAACTAGTAAAGACGATAAAGTAAAGAAAGATGTTGAAACAAAAGATAGTGATAAAACAATTGACGAtggtaaagaaaaagaaaaacatgaAACTTTAgatgaaaaaacaaaagacgatcAAGAGGATAAGAAAAAAGAggagaaattaaataacaaaaaagaagaagaaagcaaACCAAAACACGGTGCTTCAAATATTGAAGCTAAAAATGTGTACGGAAATACTGTAGGAGGAGAGAAAGTGACAAACATATTCATTTTCTACCCAAACGAAGACCCCGATAAGGTTTTAAAGGATGTTTCTAAATTAAAAGACTCAGGAGACCTTAATGTTGATATTAAActcaacataaataaaaataaggatGAAGATGCAAAGAAAGATGAATCAACTCAAGCTACAACTGAAGCAAAGAAAGATGCTATCGATGTAACTACTAAAGCCCCTGAAAAAGATACTAGTACTACTGAAACTCCTAAAGATAAAGAAGAAAAATCAACAACTATTACAGAATCCACGACTACGGAAACCACAAAACGGCCAGATGTAGAGACAACTAAAAATGAACTTACAACGGAAAGCAGTAAGGTTGAGACTACTGAACGCCCGACAAAGGAAGGCAAAGATGATCCCGAAGACAAAAGTAAGAATGATgagaaagaaaataaatctggtgaattaaaaaaagaagaaaaacaagaaacaaatgaaaaagaaaaaccaTCTGACAAATTAgataaagaagaaaaacaagaaacaaataaaaaagacgaTAATTCTACAGAATCAAAAAAAGACTAA